CCGTCGTCGAACACCGACACGTGCAGGGTCTGGCCCGGCTCGTCGAGTCGCACGGTCACCACGGCCTGATTGGCCTCGGCGTGCCTGATCACGTTGGTGAGCGCCTCGGCCACCACGAAGTACGCAACCGACTCCACCTCGTCGGGCAGCCGGCGCGGTAGAGACACATCCAAAGTGGTTGGCACACCTGAGTTCTGGGCGCGTTGCGCGACCGATGACAGCGCCGCGTCCAGCCCCCGGTCGGCCAGGATCGTCGGGGCGATCCCGCGCACCACGTTGCGCAGCTCGACCAGAGCGTTCTTGGCCTCGTCGTGGGCTTCGGCGATCAGCTCCCTGGCCGCCGTCGGATCCGAATCGAGTTTCGTCTGGGCCAGACCGATCGTCATCGCCAGCGACACCAGCCGCGGCTGCACACTGTCGTGCAGGTCGCGTTCGATGCGGTGCCGCTCGGTCTGCGCCGAGGACACCGCGCCCTCACGGGCATCGGCGAGCGCGTTCACGCGGTGCTGCAGTGCCATCGTGGGTGACGGCGACAGCAGCCACCGGTCGATCGCCGCGTCGAGCGCGGGAGCGAACACCAGGATGGCCGCGGCGGCGGCGACCGCGATGACCGCCAGCAGCCATGCGATCGGTGGCGAGATGAACACCAGCCCGGCGTCGTCGTCGCTGTCGCGGATCGCCATCGACGCCGCCGGACCGATGAACGCGAACGCCAGCAGCGCGAACGCGACTCCGGCGGCGAGCATGTCGTAGAGCATCCGCAGATAGTGGTGCGCGACGCCTTTCCAGAACCGCGCGCTGCTGATGTCCAGCCACAGCTGGTGGGCCCAGCGCTGGAAACCGCTGTAGTGCGACCGCGGACGCGGCGGCACGCCGATGTTGAGGGCGAAAACGGCCTCGCTGCGGTGGCGCTCCACCCACTCGACACCGCGCATCAGGTAGATGAACACCACGGCCGCGAGCAGGAAGCCGATCACCGACGGTATGGACGACACGCCAATGACCAAGATGGCCAACGGTATCCAGAACCACACCAGCGCCACCGCGGCGCCGGTGACCATGGAGGCGGCGGGCACGACACCGATGTTGCGTGGTTTTGTCACGGTTGCGCTGATAACAGCCATGTCTTCAACTTACGAACTCGTCGCATCCGGCGACACAGCGTTTTCCCGAGAGGTGGGTGGGGGTTAACCACCCCCGGGTGGGAGACTCCACAAGTGCGGATAGGGATGACGCTGCCGGTCATGGAGCCCCAGTTGGATGCGGCCACGCTGCGGGCATGGGCCCACGTCATCGACGGCGGCCCGTTCTCGTCGTTGTGCTGGGGCGAACGGATCGCGTTCGACAATCCGGACAGCCTCACCCTGCTGGGTGCGCTGGCGGCGTGGACCGATCGCGTGCGGCTGGTGACCACGGTGATCGTCCCGCAGCTCCATGATCCCGTGATGCTGGCCAAGGGTCTGGCGACCGGTGATGTGCTCAGCGGTGGTCGGCTGACCGTCGGCCTCGGCATCGGTGGCCGCGAAGAGGACTACCGGGCGGTCGGCGCGGACCAGTCGGCCCAGACCCGTAAGGGACTCGCGGATGCCGTCGCGGTGATGAAACGCGTCTGGGCAGGGGAGAAGGTGACCGAATCGGTGCTGCCGGTCGGACCACCGCCGGTGCAGACCGGCGGGCCGCCGCTGCACATCGGCACAATCGGCCCCAGGACCGTGCGCGACGCCGCGAGATGGGCCGACGGCATCGCGGGCACCACGCTGGACCTCGACCTCGACAGGCAGGCCGAGCTGTTCGGGATCGCCAGGGCGGCCTGGGCGCAGGAGAACAAGCCCAAACCGCATCTGGCGACATCGTTCTGGTTCGCCCTCGGCGAGCCCGAGGTGGCCCGTGCCC
This region of Mycolicibacterium goodii genomic DNA includes:
- a CDS encoding LLM class flavin-dependent oxidoreductase; translated protein: MTLPVMEPQLDAATLRAWAHVIDGGPFSSLCWGERIAFDNPDSLTLLGALAAWTDRVRLVTTVIVPQLHDPVMLAKGLATGDVLSGGRLTVGLGIGGREEDYRAVGADQSAQTRKGLADAVAVMKRVWAGEKVTESVLPVGPPPVQTGGPPLHIGTIGPRTVRDAARWADGIAGTTLDLDLDRQAELFGIARAAWAQENKPKPHLATSFWFALGEPEVARAQIHRHLRRYMNWIPAEFVDAMAPATGWAGTEDDLVELLGKFEDIGTDEIHLIPTSANIDQLRRVAEAVQIYA
- a CDS encoding sensor histidine kinase, which gives rise to MAVISATVTKPRNIGVVPAASMVTGAAVALVWFWIPLAILVIGVSSIPSVIGFLLAAVVFIYLMRGVEWVERHRSEAVFALNIGVPPRPRSHYSGFQRWAHQLWLDISSARFWKGVAHHYLRMLYDMLAAGVAFALLAFAFIGPAASMAIRDSDDDAGLVFISPPIAWLLAVIAVAAAAAILVFAPALDAAIDRWLLSPSPTMALQHRVNALADAREGAVSSAQTERHRIERDLHDSVQPRLVSLAMTIGLAQTKLDSDPTAARELIAEAHDEAKNALVELRNVVRGIAPTILADRGLDAALSSVAQRAQNSGVPTTLDVSLPRRLPDEVESVAYFVVAEALTNVIRHAEANQAVVTVRLDEPGQTLHVSVFDDGRGGARIETDANATGLRGLAERVRAAGGSFDVSSPATGPTIVTAVLPCAS